A genomic region of Hydrogenobacter sp. contains the following coding sequences:
- a CDS encoding AtpZ/AtpI family protein: MKGKDFLALTVGFNLLGGIVAGLIVGYAFDKWLMEGIFKVRSFPIGLMFFFFIGIISGFWNAYKDLKRLS, translated from the coding sequence ATGAAAGGAAAAGATTTTTTAGCTCTCACTGTGGGTTTTAATCTTTTGGGTGGTATAGTCGCTGGTCTTATCGTAGGTTACGCCTTTGACAAATGGCTAATGGAAGGTATTTTTAAAGTCAGGAGCTTCCCAATAGGTCTCATGTTTTTTTTCTTCATTGGTATAATTTCCGGATTTTGGAATGCGTACAAAGATCTAAAAAGGCTTTCTTGA
- a CDS encoding DsrE family protein, producing the protein MDRRTFFKFTALLGSVPLLNRVVYSAPLKIGFGDIKKETPIAVVYHCDFPQEARFETMLTNIGNHLSVYDNDPFKIKIVVVAHGPGVKFFLKDLSGSPWENEPINLSEFERRERDLTLYGVEYYICNITLGRLKLNPEKLYDFTKIVPSGVGAIGELQAKGFGYIKVQ; encoded by the coding sequence ATGGATAGGAGAACATTCTTCAAGTTTACCGCTTTGCTCGGTTCTGTTCCTTTGCTAAACAGGGTTGTTTATTCAGCACCCTTGAAAATAGGTTTTGGAGATATAAAGAAGGAAACCCCTATAGCGGTTGTTTATCACTGTGACTTTCCCCAAGAAGCGCGCTTTGAAACCATGCTTACCAACATAGGAAATCACCTGTCCGTTTACGATAATGATCCTTTCAAAATAAAAATAGTTGTTGTAGCTCATGGTCCCGGTGTGAAGTTCTTTTTAAAGGATCTTTCGGGAAGCCCTTGGGAAAATGAACCAATAAATCTTTCGGAATTTGAAAGGAGGGAAAGGGATCTCACACTTTACGGTGTTGAGTACTATATATGCAACATAACTCTTGGAAGACTCAAGCTAAATCCCGAAAAACTTTATGACTTTACAAAGATAGTACCTTCAGGCGTTGGTGCCATAGGTGAGCTTCAGGCAAAAGGTTTTGGTTACATAAAAGTTCAGTAA
- a CDS encoding porin codes for MRKGIFLGSGFLALSLFSPDFAHAIRLSGPAKEQYLDINFLMQLWFRHQDISSQNRPNFINASDRDDIFFRRIRLRFFGSASSWFKFNLVIRDNDFGRDPYDAPFGGQPTHSKRQSNRNTGYIHEFDAILVPSAMMDTKGVTLDLHLGYPRVPLGREQFQRAYDNIDLDRTNASLRWAHLAIGDVTGRAFGGYAHVQASNRGTGYSKLTLDGFVGVFGGFKNVKNPWDESIVGVSTNTPLCGYTSPNPAIATCLSKARGNASDNFLYTFRATLQLGEPEGKPVIYNWLYRDTYIGKRRGITLGVSYAFQNKIDQHIITDTQGISPGFLGNGSPFNGAGTVNVRIPYLLLPNPVGVGDPNVANRLLDNRVDMKFYGIDFAWHHGPLSFVAEVGQVKFNNLLLVDGANNLYPGRSIKNDFWLAKVGYVINPNAVHKFEPYLSYSEYKPQIITVGTGSNARLYGDATDFVGNNQLTSGQDKSSLGRIKQIGVGINYYYRSENFRWTIEYTRFDEQRNKINNDAISVQFQWIF; via the coding sequence ATGCGAAAGGGTATCTTTTTAGGTTCAGGCTTCTTAGCATTATCACTTTTCTCGCCGGACTTTGCTCACGCCATTAGACTTTCTGGTCCTGCTAAAGAGCAGTATTTAGACATCAACTTCTTGATGCAGTTATGGTTTAGACATCAGGACATAAGTTCCCAAAATAGACCTAACTTTATAAATGCCAGTGACAGGGATGATATCTTCTTCAGAAGGATAAGGTTGAGGTTTTTCGGAAGTGCTTCTTCTTGGTTTAAGTTCAATTTGGTCATTAGGGACAACGATTTTGGAAGGGATCCGTACGATGCCCCCTTCGGCGGACAACCTACGCACTCAAAAAGACAGAGTAACAGGAATACTGGATATATACATGAATTTGACGCGATCTTAGTTCCGAGTGCTATGATGGACACAAAGGGCGTCACCTTAGATTTACATCTTGGTTATCCGAGAGTACCTTTGGGAAGAGAACAGTTTCAGAGGGCTTACGATAACATAGATTTGGATAGGACAAATGCAAGTTTGAGGTGGGCTCACCTTGCAATAGGTGATGTAACTGGCAGAGCCTTTGGAGGTTATGCGCACGTGCAGGCTTCCAACAGAGGAACAGGTTACTCAAAGCTAACTCTTGACGGTTTTGTAGGTGTTTTTGGAGGATTCAAAAATGTAAAGAACCCTTGGGATGAATCCATAGTAGGTGTGAGTACGAACACTCCCCTTTGTGGATATACGTCCCCAAATCCGGCGATTGCTACATGCCTATCAAAAGCGAGAGGTAATGCTTCGGATAACTTTCTTTACACTTTTAGAGCTACGCTACAGCTGGGAGAACCTGAAGGTAAACCAGTAATATATAACTGGCTTTACAGGGACACTTACATAGGAAAAAGGAGAGGCATCACCTTAGGTGTTTCTTACGCCTTCCAGAACAAAATAGACCAACACATCATCACAGACACGCAAGGTATATCTCCAGGCTTTCTCGGAAATGGCTCACCTTTTAACGGTGCTGGAACGGTAAATGTGAGGATACCATACTTATTGCTTCCCAATCCTGTAGGTGTGGGAGATCCTAACGTAGCAAACAGACTTTTGGACAACAGAGTTGATATGAAGTTTTACGGTATTGACTTTGCCTGGCATCACGGTCCATTATCTTTTGTAGCTGAGGTAGGGCAGGTAAAGTTCAATAACTTACTGCTCGTTGATGGTGCAAACAACCTGTATCCTGGTAGAAGCATAAAAAATGACTTCTGGCTTGCTAAGGTAGGTTACGTAATAAATCCCAATGCTGTACACAAGTTTGAGCCTTATCTTAGTTACTCAGAATACAAGCCACAAATAATTACTGTAGGAACAGGTAGCAATGCGAGGCTTTACGGTGATGCAACCGACTTTGTTGGTAACAATCAATTAACTTCAGGTCAAGATAAGTCAAGCTTGGGAAGAATAAAGCAGATAGGTGTTGGTATAAACTACTACTACAGGAGTGAAAATTTCAGGTGGACCATAGAATACACAAGATTTGACGAACAGAGAAACAAGATAAACAACGATGCGATAAGCGTTCAGTTTCAGTGGATTTTTTAA